CCTCGGTGCCGACGGCATCCTGAATGACGGTCTGGCCGCCCCCGGCGGTCTCACGACCGACACATTCGGTTTCTTCATTGACCAGGTCGAGTTGGACCTGGCCAAGAGCTTCGGCGAGAACATCCGCATCCGCGCGGACCTTGATTTCTCTCCGCATCGCGTTCAGGCCGGCGGCGGCCAGGTGGAGATCGAACAGGGTTACGTGACGGCCAACATCCCGGCCGGCAACGGCATCGAGTTCCTGATCGGCCGTTTCAATTCCGGAGTCGGTCTGGATCCGATCGATCGGAACGAGATGTCCACGGTCTCTTTCTCGACGGTTCATCGCACGCTCCTTCCGCACAACATGACCGGTATGCGGTTGGGCTATGACTTCTCCGAAGCGACCCGCTTCGAGTTCTATGTCGTGAACAACCTGAACGGCGATGTTGCCGCTCCCGGCACGGCTGCGGACACGGACATTCCGTCCGGTGGCTTCAACTTGAGCTACATGTGGGGCGACGAGGGGAACAAGAGCTGGTTGAAATTCAACGGCGCTTTTGGCCCCGAAGGTCCGACCAAGAAGGGTTACTCCTTCCTGGGTGACCTGAACGGCAACTTCGCGGTCTCCGATGCTTTCTGGATCGGTGCGGAAGGCGTTTATCGCCAGGATAACGGCGGCCTCATCGGCGCCGAGAACGCCCAGTACATCGGCGGTCAGTTGAAGGGCCGTTATGCCTTCAGCGACGTGTGGGATGGAACGCTCCGTTACAGCTTCGTGTGGGATCTGGACCAGGGCCAGGCGGGTGGTATCCCGGCGGGCGGTCTGGTTCCGGCCAACCCCTCCGGTGCCGTCGGCATCGGCAGCGGTCTCGGCGCGGCGGGCACGATGCACACTCTCTCGATTGCGACGGGCTATCAGATCACCGATGGCGCGCGTTTCGTTCTCGAGGGTGGCATCGACGTGAGCCGTCCTTCGGCCGGCGGCGGCACGGGCTTCACGCCCGGTGTGGCCGGCATGTTCGCGTATAGCTTCTAAGCTGGAAGTTAGCTGAAAGTTGAGAAAAGCCCCGGTGGCCGCAAGGCCGCCGGGGCTTTTTGTTTTCTAGAACGCATACCCAAACGCGAAGTGAAGCCGCCCGACCGACTCCCCGGCCTTCCTGTCCAGCTTGAACCCGTAATCCAACCGCAGCGGGCCGACCGGGGTCACGTATCGAACCCCGAATCCCGCCGAGTGCCGGAAGGAATCGAGGCTCACGTCCGAAAAGTCATTGGAGATGCTGCCGTGGTCGAAGAAGAAGGCCAGCTTGAAATTGTTGAAGAGGCGCGTCTGCAGCTCCGTCGTCGCCGCCAGAAGGACCTGTCCCCCGGCGGGACGGCCGTCGGCGGCCGTAGGGCCCACGGCGTCCTGGTCGAAACCCCGCACCGAGTAATCCCCGCCCAAGAAGAGCCGTTCGTCCCGGGTGAGCGCATCGTCCCCGAGGACCTTGATGCCCTCGGCATGGACGAATTGGATGAGCGTCGTCCGGTTGCCCAGGGGAAGATAATAAGCGATCAGCCCCTTGGGCTGGAAAAAGTTGAAGGTCGAGGCGATCAACTTGGTGGAGATGTCGATGCCCGCGAAGGCGACGAAACCCTTGGACGGGTCAGCGAACGAGTCCCGCTTGTCGTAATTGAAGGAGAAGGAAAACTTCGAGGTCGTGTGATCCTGCTCTTCGATCCCCGTGTCGTCGACGACGTCCGAAAAGAAGGTGCGGATGAGTTCGAAGCGTCCCAAGACGGTCATGCGGGGCGTAAATTCCCGGAGAAAGGCCAGGGAGCCACCTCCCTCGACCGTCTTGAAGCCCGGCTTCAGGTCCCGTTCCAGGAAGACGTTGAAGGAGGCCTCAAAGGGATAGCCGACGAAGAAGGGGTCCTTGAACAGAAGCTCTCCCTTTTGGATGTCCCGGCCCCCGATGAGACGCACGTTGGCCCGGCGGATCGTCCCGCCCATGTTGATGTGGCTTAAGCTCAACTCGCCGGTGAAGAAGTTGTCGGTGTCGTAGGTCACGCCCACGTCCATGAGGATCTTCCGGTACTCCTCAACCTTGACCACCAGGTGGACGACCGGCTCGCGCTCGGTCAACCCGATCGTCTGGATGGAGACGCTCCGGAAGGCCCCCGAGCGGCGGAGCTGCGATTCGCTATCCAGGATCTTTTCGAAGCTGAAGGTCTTGCCGGGGCGGATGCGCATGGCGCGCAGGATCGCCTTCTTGTCGGTACGCTCGTTGCCGACGACCAAAACCTCGCCGATCTTCGTCTCGGTGCCTTCGTGAATCCTGTAGGTCAGCGTCGCCCGGTCGCTCCCCTCGCCGTGGCGCTGCAGATCGGGCACGACGGCCGCGTAGGGGAATCCGTGGTTCGCGTAGAAGACGGTCAACGCCTCCTTGTCCGCGTCGATCTTCGAAGGGCTGGCCGCGTCGCCAGCGCCGAGTTCCAGGCGCCTCATGAGTCTCCGGGACGGGATCTTTTCATTTCCCTCGAAACGGACGCTGTCCAGGCGTACGACGGGTCCTTCGTCGACGGTGAAGGCCACGCGCGCCTTGTCGTGGAAGCGGTTGAGTTCCGTCTTGTGATCGAGGGCCTTCGCGTCCAGGGCGCCCCGGTCGGCCATCACGGCGGGGATCCGTGAAAAATCCTCCGCCACCGTGCGCGGCTGGTAGTAGCCGCGCTCGAAAATCGTGTTCTCCTTGGTCAAGAGCCTCTTCTTGATCTTTCTGTCCTTGATCTCCCGGTTGCCTTCGATGGCGACGGTCTTCACGCGCGTCTGCGGGCCCTCCTTGATGATGAAACGCACGAGGAGGGCGGGATCCTCCGGATTCTTCGGCTCCTCCTTCTCGAACGATACGGACGCTTCCTGAAAACCGCGCTTTCGGTAATAGTCCAGGATGGCCTTGACCGAGGCCTCGATCTCATAGTTGCTGTACCCGCCGTCGGTGAACATCGGCATGGCCTTTTTCAGGCTGCCCGTGAGCACGCGGTGGTTGCCCTTGAAGACGACCGTCACCCGTTTGCCCTCCCGGATGTCGATGACGGGATTCACGGTGCGCTTTGCCTCGTCCTTGCCCAGCTCCGTGAGCCTCACGCGAGCGCCCAGATAACCGTTGTCCTGATAATCCTTCCGGATGGAGTCGATGCTCTTCCGCATTCTCGTCGGGCGGTAAAGAAGCAGGGGATTGATCTGCGAATTAAAGTAGCCCGGAGGGAAGACGGTGTTCCCGTTCACCGTGATTTTGCCGATCCGGTAGCGGAGCCCGACGTCGACCCGGTAGACGAGATCCACCGTGTTTTTCTTCTCGTTGAATCGAGACGTAAAGGCCACTTCCGTCTCGTCGTATCCCTGCCGGCGGTAGAAAGATGCGATTTTCTCGGTCTGGGAACGCGCGGTCTCCTCGTCGTAGAGATCGCCGGAATGGACCGTGATCAGCCGCCGGATCCGCGTGGAGAGATAGGGATAGGTGCGATAGATGTCGATGCCGCTGACGATCGTCCCGTCCTTCACAGCGACGACGACGACGACGCCCCCGGGAACCGGACGCGCTTCCAAGCTCGCCTCGCGGAACCGGCCCCATTTCTTGAGATAGGAGGCCGCCTGTTCGAGCTTCACCGGGTCGTACGGATCGCCCTCCTTGAAGGGCAGCACGCCGCGGATTTCCTTCGCGCGCCCGTCGTTTTGGATCTCGATCGCGACGATCGCCGGCCGGCCGGCGGACGCGGGCAACGAAGCGAGGGCCGTCAGTAGCAGCGCGAAAGCGGCGGCAAGGCGTCGCATAGATTGCGATTAGTACATCCTCAGGCGGAACGACACGTTAAAATTGTAGCGGGGCTGGGTGCCGGATTGCCCCGACTCCCACACGCGCGTGCCTTTGAGGAGGATGTTGTCGGTCAGGTAGTAGTTCGCCTGGAGCGTCCGCTGGGCGGTCTCGGGGGCAAAGTCGCTTTGAAACTCCACGGTCAGGCGGTCGGTCAGGTTCTTGCCCAGGGCTACCTTGGAGAGCTGGCCGGATTCGGAGGCCTCCAGGCGGAAGACGTCCAGGCCCGTCGATTTGGCGATGGGCTGTTCGATCGCGCTCGTGATCTCGCCCGCCAGAACGCCGAGCCCCATCGATTGGCGCGTGATCCCGCTCTGGCGAAGCTCCTCCTGCGTATGTCCCGTTGTGATGAGCGAGAGCACATCCTCGCGCGGCAGGGCGGGGATGCTCGAGAGGTTGACCTCCAGGTTCGAAAGGTAGCCTTTGATCTCGACGGTCACCGTATAGAGGGGCGGCATGTCCTCCTCGGCGACGATCGTGAGGTAGGGTTCCTTTCGGGAGGGGTCGATGTACTCGAGGCGACCTTCCGTCAAGGTGAAGGTGTCGCTGAAGAGGTGCACCTCGCCCTCCGTGGCCGTCAACGCCCCCGAGATCAGCGGCCGTCCGTAGGTCCCGCCGACCTGAAGGTCGGCGAGTAGGTAGATCGACGCGATGTTGTTCTTGATGCGCAGGTCGCCCGAGTGCTTGACGACCAGATCCAATTGCCAGGGTTCCAGCGTCTTTTGCCAGGTCGCTTCTTCGGTGATCTCGTCCTCGAACGGTTTGAGCACGAGTTCCCGCAAGCGGAAGGGCTTCGTGTAGAGGGCGTCGACGATGTCGATTCGTCCCGAGAGCCTGGGCGAGGGGAGCGATCCCGTAAGCTTTAGATCCGCATCGAGGTCGAACCGGTAGGCGTTTGGCCTCGTATAGCTCAAGTTATCGCCTTTGAGGGTGAGGTCGAAGCTCTCGGGCTGGAAGCGCTTGAGCTTAAGGCTGCCCCCGAGCTGAAAGCGCCCGTCGCCCAAGAGGCCGCTCAAGCTCGGCCGAACCGTCGGACCGTCCAGCGCGAGCCGCCCCTCGAGCTCTTCGATGGAGGGGATTCCCCGGATCCCGACATCGTCCTTCTGAAAATCGATCCAGCCCCGGATCTCCGGATCCTTGGTGGTGCCGGTCATGGATAGATCCAGCTGGGTGAATCCCCGCATTTCGCGGAAGAGTGAGGGGACGGCCGACAGGGATTCCAGATTGACCTTCCCTTTCAGCTTGGCCTCCGTGCCGCTGTCGCGGAGCGTGAGGCTGCCCGTCAGGTCCGATCCATCCTTCCGGTACTCGAGCTTGTCGATCTTGAAGACGTCGGTCTTCGTCTCGTAGGAGCCCTCCACGAACAGGCCCGCCGCCGGATGGCCGCTGTAGCGCGCGAGACCCTCCTCCGTGTCGAGGGTGAGGGGATCGGGCCAGAGGATGGGTTCAATGGCCGGGGCATGAAACTCCGTTTTCGTGAAGATGATCAAGCCGCCCGGCTTAAACATCATGTCCGAGACGAATCGGTCGACCGGACCCAGGAACCAGCGCCCGTTCGTGACCTCCGCGTGCCCCGGTCCCTCCGCCGACGTGCTGCCGGGCACGCCGCGCAGATGGAGCTCGCCCTTGAGGTTGCCGGCGACGTTGGCCGTCGGAAGGATATCCTTGAGCGTGCCGCCGTCGAACGTGACATCGACCGTCTTGAGCGCGGCCTTGATGCTCTTAAAGGGCGGGAGGTACTTGAAGATGACGCCCCCCCGGGCGTGCCCTTCGATGTGTCCGGTCTCTCCGGGCTTGATGTCCGCGTCAAAGTCGAGATCCGGCCAGTGAAAGTCGAGGGTCCCGTCCACCTGGCGCGCGCGCATGGCGCCGTGGCGAAAATCCCTGATCGTCGCGTCGGCCCTGGCCTTGAGATCGGGCAGTTCCCCCTGCGCGCGGCCCTTCACCGAGCCCAGGCCCTTGGCGGGGCCCAGAATGGCGCTCGGCATCTTGCCGAAAATGGATTCGAGCGGAAGATCCCTGGCCTCGAAAGGGAGATCGTATTTGATTTTTTTCATGTCCGCCAAATCGAGAAAGACGATCTTACCCGAGGCATCGAACGTCGCCTTTCCCAAGGCCGCCTTGATGCTCTTGACCTCCGCCATCTTCTCTTTCAAAGCCGCATCCACGGCGAAAGTGACCTTTTCCGAAAGAACGGTGGGGACCTCGACGGCGCCCGAGACTTGCACGCTTCCGCGCATCAGATCGCCCAAGACCTTGCCTTCGATGTCCAAGGTCACCTTCGGTGCTTCGAGATGGAACATGTTGATCGAGAGTCCGCGTCGCCCCAACGAAGTCTTAAAGGTAATCTTGTCGGTGGTCGGAAAGAGCCCGGATGTTCCCGTGATCGTGGCCTCCGCGCGTAACTCGTTGAGGAGCGTGGTGCTGGCCCCGAACGCGACTTTATCGACGTTGCCCGTTCTGATCTCACCGGTTTCGGGATCCGTGACGGTCAGAAGCAGATCCGTTATGGTGGCGTCCTCCAAGAAGATGCTCTGAAGCAGAAGCGATCTCTCATAGCGCCCGAAGACTCTTTGCAGGATGTCCGCCGGCAGAACGCCTTTTTGCTGTTCCGTCTTTTGAATGAAGACAACCGGATGGACCACGGCGAAATCGGTGACGATGATTTTACCGCGGATGATCGAGAAAACGCTTAAATCGAATCGTACTTTTTCGGCCGAGACGGACATGGTCTTGGATCGGTTCTCCGCGTGGACGCCGTCGAGAAAGATGCGTCCCCGAAGGAGTTTGAGCTCCGAATCGCGGATGGAGAGATTCCAATGAAGGGCTCGGCCGAGTTGCGAAAGCAGATAGGACTGAAACCATAGGCTGTGCAGGATGGAAGAACCCGTCGCGAAGAGAAGGGCGATGACGGCGCAGGAAAGGAGAAGGTGTTTGAAACCCTTCGACATGCCCACTATATGGGCATATTTGCTGAGGATTTTAAAGCGGCGATCGTCTTGTCATAAATCCCGCCGAAGCCGCCGTTGGACATGAAGCAGACGATGTCACCGGATCTGCTTTCCCGGGCGATGAGGGCGACGATCTCGTCGATGGAAGGGAGGAAGAAGGCCTTCTTCCCGAGCGCCTTCAGGTCGGCGACGATCTCCTCCGGATGGAGGCGCTCGCCCTCGGGGATCTTTTCGGCCAGGTAGGGCGCGGCGAAGACGATCTCGTCGGCCGGATCGAAGGCCCGGGCGAAATCTTTTTGAAAGATGTTGCGTCGCGTGGTGTTCGAGCGGGGTTCAAAGACCGCCCAAAGTTTGGCCTTGCCGTATCGTCCCCGCAGGGCGGCCAAGGTTTCGGCGACGGCCGTCGGATGGTGGGCGAAGTCGTCGATCAAGGTGACGCCCCGGAAGGTCCCCAGCACCTCCTGCCGCCGCTTGACGCTCTCGAACTCCGCCAGAGCGCGCTGGATGTCGGGGATCGTCATGCCCCGTTCCAACGCGACACCCAGCACGGCCAGGAGATTTTTCAGGTTGTGCCGGCCGGGGAGCGGGCTTTCGAAGCGGCCGAACTCCCGGCCGTCGCGCAGGGCGCGGAAACGGGTCCGGCCGCCGAAAATGACGTCATCGGCCGAGATAGAGGCCCCGGCCTCCAGTCCGAAGCGCACGACCCGGCAGGGGGCCTTCTCGACGAGCTTTCGGACGTTGGCGTTGTCGCCGTCGGCAAAGATCACGCCGTCCTTCCGGAGCAGGGCGACGAGTTTCGCGAAGGACTCCATCACGTCGTCCAGGTTCTTGTAGATGTCGGCGTGGTCGAATTCGACGGCGTTCAGGATCAGCATCCGCGGCCGGTAGTGGAGAAACTTGGGTCCCTTGTCGAAAAAGGCGGTGTCGTACTCGTCTCCTTCGAGCACGAAGGCGTCGCCGGTGCCGACCTGGTAAGAACGTCCGAAGTTCTTGAGGATGCCGCCGACGAAAAATCCGGGCGATTGGCCGCTCCGCTGGAGGACCCAGGCCAAGAGCGAGGCCGTCGTCGTCTTGCCGTGAGTCCCCGCGACGACGATCGGAAACCGGTCTTCGAGGAAGAATCGGGCGATCGCCTGGGGCATGGAGAGGATGGGAAGCCCGCGCCTCTGGACCTCCAGCACTTCGGCGTTGTCCCTGGAGATGGCGTTGCCGACGACGACCAGTTCCGGTCTTGCGGTCTCGATGTTCTCGGGCTTAAATCCGATCATCACGTCGACGCCCAGTGCCGCCAACTGGTCGCTCATGGGGGGATAGACGTTCTGATCGGAGCCCGTGACGGCGAAGCCCTTTTCCTTCAGGAGCCCGGCCAGCGAGGCCATGCCGGTGCCGCAGACGGCGATCAGGTGGATGCGTTTAGCGTTGGATGAGTTGTTCATAGAGGAAGTCATGGATCCTCGGCCGGAACTGCTTGATGGCCTCGTTTTTTGAACTCGGATGCACGCGGTTGGTCAAGAGAATGACGTGAAAGTCCTGGTCCCGATCCATCCACATCGAGCAGCCCGAGTAGCCCAAATGTCCGATCGAATTCTTCGAGAAATATTTCCCGGCTTGCGAGTTCTCCGCATCCGGCGTGTCCCAGCCGAGTTTGGCGTCGTTCTTCTTGGCGCCGCCGCGGGCCTCGCGGATGGCGAGCAGAAACCGGTGCAGGTCGTCCACGTTCGAAAAGAGACCCGCGTGGCCGGCCACCCCTCCGAGGGTATAGGCATTGTCGTCGTGCACCTCGCCTCGGATGATTTTCTTCCGCCAAGCGGAATCCTCGGTGGCCGCGAATTGCGTGTAGGGGCGACCCCTAACTACGGGGCTGCTGCCGCTGACCTCGTGTTCGCCCTTCGCGCGGACGGGCAGGTAAAACGTGTTCCTCATCCCCAACGGGCCCGCCACCTTCTCCTCAAACAGTTGATCGAGCCCCTTCCCCCAAAAATCCTCCAGGAGGATGCCGAGCAAGATGAAACCCAGGTCGCTGTAGATCTTCTTGTAGGAGACCGCCGCATCGAGGGGTTCGCGGGCGATTTTTTCCAGGTAGACGCCGCGGCTTTCGCGCCTTCCGACCAGTTCCGGGCGTTCGCGCGCCACGTCTTCGAAATACGGCCTCCAAGCCGGCAGACCCGAGGTGTGCTTGAGCAGATGACGGATCGTAATCTTCTTCTTGTCCTCCGCGTCGAGGAGGGGAAGGTACCGCGCGGCGTGGCTGCTCAGGGACAACCCCTTTTCCTTCATCGACACGAGGGCGAGGGAGGCCGTCGCGACCGGCTTTGTGAGCGAGGCGATGTCCCAGAGGGTCGTCTCCGTCGCAGGCTCGGGTGACGGAAGGAGGGCGGCGTTTCCGTAGAAGGCGCGATGGAGAACCTGGTTTCCCTTCGCCACGAGCAGGGCCGCTCCGGGAAACACCCCTTCGCGGACGGCCTCATCCATCTGCCGGTCAATCGGACCGTTGGGGGCGCTCGTCATCGGAAGATTCCCCGCGTCACGACGAGGCGGTTGTCCTGAATCCGGCCCTCGCCTCCGAAAGGGAGGATGAGCGGGTCTTTGCAGTGCCCGAAGCGGATACCCCAGAGGACCGGACCCGGGAAGGTTCTCAGTTTCTCCCGGACGACGTTTCGAATGGCCGCGGGAAAAAGGACGTCGCGCTGCTTGAAGGTCCCGAAGACGATTCCCTTCACGCCCTTGAGCTTACCGGCCTGATCGAGCTGGGTGAGCATGCGATCGACCGCGTAGGGTTCCTCGTTCGTATCCTCGAGAAACAAGATACATCCCCTCGTCTCGATTTCCCACGGGGTGCCCAGCGTTGAGGTGATGATCGATAGGCATCCGCCGACGAGTCGGCCCCAAGCCCGTCCTCCCCGGAGCGCCGACTTGGCCCGAAGCGGCTGGCGGTCGAAGAAGTCCGGATCGGTCAGGGCGCGCACGACGCGGGCGACGGTCTTGGGATCGGTCAGGTGCGGGGCGACCATCGGTCCGTAGTACGAGGGCATCCGGTATTTCTTCCACAGGTGGATGAGGACGGCGGTGAGATCGCTGGAGCCCATCACGATCTTGGGCGCGATCTTGGACTTCAGCAGCGGCAAGGCGCGCTGGCAGCCGTAGCCGCCGCGCGCGAAGAGGAGGGCGGAGAAAGGGGTCTCCAGGGCCTCGCTTAGTTCGCGAGCGCGGCGTCGGTCCTCGCCAGCAAGGTACGGCAGGCGCGCGAAGATGTCCGAACGGAAGGCGACGCCGAAGCCGGCCTTCTTGAGCAGGGAGACGCCTCTTTGAAAGCGCCTGCGGTCAAAGGGCCCCGCGGGGGCCGCGATGGCGATCAAATCGCCGGGTTGGGCGGGGTGGGGTCTCAAAGTGCCGGGAGGTTATCAATTCGCCGCGAAAACGCAAAGGGTCTACGGCTCATAGTGGGCGCTAGGGAAAGGATTTGGACAAATAATTGAGGACGTCCCTGACGGAGATGATGCCGGTGGTGCGATGGGCCCTTTCGATCGGGAGATGGCGGTAGCCTCCGACCGACATCCGGTTGACGGCGTAGGCGAGCGTGTCCCCGTCCGTGAGCCGCTCGGGGTCCGGCGTCATCAGGTCGGCGACGGCGGTTTTCCCCAGATCCTTGCCCAGGCAGATGCCCTTCAGCACGACGTCGCGTTCCGTGAGGATGCCCACCAGCCGGTCCGCGCTCCCCACCAGGATACATCCCATCTTGGATTGGTTCATGGCCCTCACCGCGTCCAGGACGCTCGCCGACGCCAGGATGAAAATGGCCTCACGGGGGGAGAGCCGCTTGATCGGATCGCTCATGAGGATCTTTTCGATCTTCGTGCGCGGTACCACGCCGTCGAGGGAGGCGAGGTCCTCATGGCAGCTCCCACATTCGTCGGAGCCGGGCATGTTATTGAAGCCGCAAGAAGGACATTTCATGCCGTCACGCTCCATGTTTCGGTGTCAAACAGGATCTTGCGCAAATCACCCTCGCCTTGGGATTGCTTCGCCTTCGCGATCTGGGCATGGAGCATGGATTCATAGGTCGGCTTCTCGATCGACCGGAAGACCCCGACCGGCACGGGCAGCTCCGGCAGCTCCATGTTCGCGAGCAGGAAGGCGTAAGACGGATCCGGGTTCTTGGCGTCGTGAACGAGAATATCTTTTTCAGTGATGTTCCCGCCCAGATCGACCGCCTCAAAGCCGAATCCCTTCATCCGGACGCCCTTGTTCTTCTCCTTGCCGAAGATGAGAGGCTTTCCATGTTCCAAGAGGACCGTGTGGTCCGGACGGACCGACCGGTCGGTCGCATCCTTGAAGGCGTCGTCGTTGAAAATCACGCAGTTTTGAAAGATTTCCACGAACGCCGAGCCCTTGTGGCGTCCGGCTTGTTCCAGGGTCCAGGCCAGGTGATTGGTATCGGAGTCGATCGAGCGGGCGATGAAAGTCGCTCCCACGGCCACGGCGAACGAGAGCGGATGGAGAGGATAGTCGATCGATCCGGCCGGCGTGGACTTGGTCTTCTTGCCGAGCTCGGAGGTCGGCGAGTACTGTCCCTTGGTGAGCCCGTAGATCTTGTTGTTGAAGAGGAGGATTTTCAAATCGACGTTCCTCCGGAGGGCATGCATCAGGTGGTTGCCGCCGATCGACAGCCCGTCTCCGTCGCCGGTGACGACCCAGACGCTCAAGTCGGGCCGATACGTCTTGACGCCCGTGGCGATGGCGGGCGCGCGTCCATGGATGGTGTGAAATCCGTAGGTGTTGACGTAGTAGGGCAGCCGTGACGAGCAGCCGATGCCCGAAATGAAGACGTAGTTCTCCCGCGGC
The sequence above is drawn from the bacterium genome and encodes:
- a CDS encoding 2-oxoacid:ferredoxin oxidoreductase subunit beta; this encodes MAPESNDPASPAALTRKDFVSDQEVRWCPGCGDYAILAQVQKVLADLKLPRENYVFISGIGCSSRLPYYVNTYGFHTIHGRAPAIATGVKTYRPDLSVWVVTGDGDGLSIGGNHLMHALRRNVDLKILLFNNKIYGLTKGQYSPTSELGKKTKSTPAGSIDYPLHPLSFAVAVGATFIARSIDSDTNHLAWTLEQAGRHKGSAFVEIFQNCVIFNDDAFKDATDRSVRPDHTVLLEHGKPLIFGKEKNKGVRMKGFGFEAVDLGGNITEKDILVHDAKNPDPSYAFLLANMELPELPVPVGVFRSIEKPTYESMLHAQIAKAKQSQGEGDLRKILFDTETWSVTA